From Prochlorococcus marinus XMU1419, a single genomic window includes:
- a CDS encoding secondary thiamine-phosphate synthase enzyme YjbQ: protein MEQVFSKLKFITHGEGFIDITNDLNFYIKKNNFHSGILNLTSLHTSCSLTINENADPNVLRDLKKYMQSIVPYDSYLTLTKEREEISYKHYQEGSDDMPAHIKTSLTNTCLSLSFQDSKIILGTWQAVYLWEHRFDQKERIINVHIIGDKI from the coding sequence ATGGAACAAGTATTTTCAAAATTAAAATTCATAACCCACGGTGAAGGTTTTATAGATATCACAAATGATTTAAATTTTTATATTAAAAAAAATAATTTTCATTCTGGTATCCTTAATTTAACCTCACTTCACACTAGTTGCAGCTTAACTATTAATGAAAACGCAGATCCAAACGTACTAAGGGATCTAAAAAAATATATGCAATCTATAGTTCCTTATGATTCCTACTTAACCCTAACAAAAGAAAGAGAAGAAATATCATATAAGCATTATCAAGAGGGTTCCGACGATATGCCAGCACATATTAAAACATCCCTAACAAACACTTGTTTGTCTTTAAGTTTTCAAGACAGCAAAATAATTCTTGGTACATGGCAAGCAGTTTATTTATGGGAACATAGATTTGATCAAAAGGAAAGAATTATAAATGTACATATAATTGGTGACAAAATATAA
- a CDS encoding CobW family GTP-binding protein produces the protein MSKKLLPVTIISGFLGSGKTTLLNHILKNQVGIKTAVLVNEFGEIGIDNDLIIEGSEDMIELNNGCICCSINGELLNTVAKVLERAEKIDYLIVETTGLADPLPVAMTFAAGDLREKVRLDSIITVIDGENFDFEINNTSVAYSQILYGDILLLNKCDLVKEEQLKKVETFINNIKKEPRILRSTNSEVSLQTIMSVGIFETDTFQFEKKNVKENSHDHSSHSHDLINNIEGFTSVSYETSEPFSLRKFQYFLDNQISQNVFRAKGILWFMESERKHIFHLSGKRFSLDDDEWTKERSNKIVLIGKNLDHQTIKDQLSSCRFNSHKNT, from the coding sequence ATGTCTAAAAAGTTATTACCTGTTACGATTATTAGTGGATTTTTAGGATCTGGCAAAACTACACTTTTAAACCATATTTTAAAAAATCAAGTTGGTATTAAAACAGCTGTTTTGGTTAACGAATTTGGAGAGATCGGAATAGATAATGACTTAATAATAGAGGGCTCAGAAGATATGATCGAATTAAATAATGGATGTATATGTTGCTCTATCAATGGTGAATTATTAAATACAGTAGCCAAAGTTTTAGAAAGAGCTGAGAAAATAGACTATTTAATTGTTGAGACTACTGGGCTAGCAGATCCATTACCAGTAGCTATGACTTTTGCGGCTGGTGATCTGAGAGAAAAAGTAAGATTAGATTCGATCATCACTGTTATTGATGGGGAAAATTTTGATTTTGAAATAAATAATACAAGTGTTGCATATTCTCAAATTTTATACGGAGATATCCTCCTTCTAAATAAATGTGATTTAGTGAAAGAAGAACAATTAAAGAAAGTAGAAACTTTTATAAATAATATAAAAAAAGAGCCTAGGATTTTAAGGTCAACTAATAGTGAAGTAAGCTTACAAACTATAATGAGTGTTGGTATTTTTGAAACAGATACTTTTCAATTCGAGAAGAAAAATGTAAAAGAGAATTCACACGATCACTCCTCTCATTCGCACGATTTGATCAATAATATCGAGGGATTTACATCAGTTTCATATGAGACATCTGAACCATTTTCTTTGAGGAAATTTCAATATTTCTTAGATAATCAAATATCACAAAATGTATTTAGAGCAAAAGGAATATTATGGTTTATGGAAAGTGAAAGAAAACATATTTTTCACCTATCTGGAAAAAGGTTTTCTCTAGATGATGATGAATGGACAAAAGAAAGATCTAATAAGATAGTATTAATTGGCAAAAACTTAGATCATCAAACTATTAAAGATCAACTTTCATCATGTAGATTTAATTCACATAAGAATACATAG
- a CDS encoding carboxypeptidase M32: MAETQWNKLGAYLKETQILGSIQNSLYWDQNTGMPKKGASWRSEQLTYIAKVLHKRNSSEEFSNLIQSAKKELLDIERNSDNQLFIQDKERNINLLLKEFNRERNLDPKLVESLAKAKSKGYESWQEAKKKSDFKIFLPFFEELVKLRIEEAKQISDQYSHWETLAQPFEPELTLKWLNKMFQPLKETIPDLIRGIKKSKKSHWDLSPESQQNLCSKLLDEFGRDKDLVVVDKSPHPFSITLGPNDFRITTRIVEGEPLSSFLATAHEWGHSIYEQGLPSQSHQWFAWPLGQATSMGIHESQSLFWENRIVKSKSFSKRFFKKFVSAGCSLNNYLELWKSINHLEAGLNRVEADELTYGLHILIRTELEIDLIEGGLPAEDIPTEWNKRYHDLLGIKPSNDSEGCLQDVHWSEGAFGYFPSYLLGHLISAQISNQMERDVGLIDNLVENGEYQKIIFWLKNNIHKYGRSVNSMELVRSVTNEELSPKYFINHLRSKLDDFC, from the coding sequence TTGGCTGAAACTCAATGGAATAAGCTGGGTGCTTATCTTAAAGAAACACAAATATTAGGTTCAATCCAAAATTCACTTTATTGGGATCAAAATACTGGTATGCCTAAGAAAGGAGCTTCTTGGAGGTCTGAACAACTTACTTATATTGCAAAAGTATTGCATAAAAGAAATTCTTCAGAGGAATTTTCTAACTTAATTCAATCTGCTAAAAAAGAACTATTAGATATTGAACGAAATTCCGATAATCAACTTTTTATTCAAGATAAAGAAAGGAATATTAATCTTTTATTGAAGGAATTTAATAGAGAAAGAAATTTAGATCCTAAATTAGTTGAGTCTTTGGCAAAGGCAAAATCTAAAGGGTATGAAAGCTGGCAAGAAGCTAAGAAAAAATCCGATTTTAAAATTTTTCTTCCATTCTTTGAAGAATTAGTCAAATTGCGCATTGAAGAGGCAAAACAAATATCTGATCAATATTCTCACTGGGAGACATTAGCTCAACCCTTTGAACCTGAACTAACTTTGAAATGGCTAAATAAAATGTTTCAACCATTGAAAGAAACTATCCCAGACTTGATAAGAGGAATTAAAAAGTCAAAAAAAAGTCATTGGGATTTAAGTCCAGAATCTCAACAAAATTTATGTTCTAAATTACTTGATGAGTTTGGGAGAGATAAAGATCTTGTCGTTGTTGATAAATCTCCTCATCCTTTCTCGATTACATTAGGACCTAATGATTTTAGAATTACTACAAGAATTGTTGAAGGTGAACCATTATCAAGTTTTCTAGCAACTGCACATGAGTGGGGACATTCAATTTATGAGCAGGGTTTGCCATCTCAAAGTCATCAATGGTTTGCTTGGCCTTTAGGTCAAGCAACTTCTATGGGAATTCATGAAAGTCAATCTTTATTTTGGGAAAATAGAATAGTCAAATCCAAATCTTTTTCAAAAAGATTTTTTAAAAAATTTGTTTCGGCTGGATGTTCTCTAAATAATTATTTAGAGCTCTGGAAGTCCATTAATCATTTGGAAGCAGGCTTAAATAGGGTTGAAGCAGATGAGTTAACTTATGGCTTACATATATTAATAAGAACCGAACTTGAAATAGATTTAATAGAGGGAGGGTTACCTGCTGAAGATATCCCAACAGAATGGAATAAAAGATATCATGATCTCTTAGGAATAAAACCATCTAATGATTCAGAAGGTTGTCTTCAAGATGTTCATTGGAGTGAAGGAGCGTTTGGATATTTCCCCTCATATTTGTTAGGGCATCTTATAAGCGCACAAATTTCAAATCAAATGGAGAGAGACGTTGGGTTGATTGATAACTTAGTTGAAAATGGTGAATATCAAAAAATCATCTTCTGGTTAAAAAATAATATACACAAATATGGCAGATCAGTAAATTCTATGGAGTTGGTTAGATCTGTAACTAATGAAGAACTGTCTCCTAAGTATTTTATTAACCATTTAAGGTCTAAATTAGATGATTTTTGCTAA
- the rpoD gene encoding RNA polymerase sigma factor RpoD, with protein MCPVAAESKNSKPSSKKKINKKINTNLEREVEEESNIISQNLQTSSNSSESEIETNSEFSDSDDEDKGLGNIKLGPKGIYTEDSIRVYLQEIGRIRLLRPDEEIELARKIADLLQLEELATQYESEKGHFPSVREWAELIDMPLPKFRRRLLLGRRAKEKMVQSNLRLVVSIAKKYMNRGLSFQDLIQEGSLGLIRAAEKFDHEKGYKFSTYATWWIRQAITRAIADQSRTIRLPVHLYETISRIKKTTKVLSQEFGRKPSEEEIAESMEMTIEKLRFIAKSAQLPISLETPIGKEEDSRLGDFIEADIENPEQDVSKTLLREDLEGVLATLSPRERDVLRLRYGIDDGRMKTLEEIGQIFDVTRERIRQIEAKALRKLRHPNRNGVLKEYIK; from the coding sequence ATGTGTCCAGTAGCAGCAGAATCAAAGAATTCCAAGCCAAGCTCAAAAAAAAAGATTAATAAAAAAATTAATACCAATCTTGAAAGAGAAGTTGAAGAAGAAAGTAATATCATTAGCCAAAATTTGCAGACATCCTCTAATTCAAGCGAAAGCGAAATAGAAACTAATAGTGAATTTAGTGATTCTGATGATGAAGATAAAGGCCTTGGGAACATAAAGCTTGGCCCTAAAGGTATATACACAGAAGATTCAATAAGAGTTTATTTACAAGAAATTGGCAGAATTAGGCTATTAAGACCAGATGAAGAAATTGAACTTGCACGAAAAATCGCCGACTTACTCCAACTTGAAGAACTAGCAACTCAATATGAATCAGAAAAAGGCCATTTCCCTTCAGTAAGAGAATGGGCTGAATTAATAGATATGCCTCTTCCAAAATTCAGAAGAAGACTTCTTTTAGGAAGAAGAGCAAAAGAAAAAATGGTTCAATCAAATTTAAGATTAGTTGTTTCGATAGCAAAAAAATATATGAATAGAGGATTATCATTTCAAGATTTAATACAAGAAGGAAGTTTAGGTCTTATCAGGGCAGCGGAAAAATTTGACCATGAAAAAGGTTATAAATTCTCTACTTATGCTACTTGGTGGATTCGCCAAGCTATTACTAGAGCAATAGCAGACCAAAGTAGGACTATTAGACTGCCTGTTCACTTATATGAGACAATTTCTAGAATTAAAAAAACCACAAAGGTTCTTAGCCAAGAATTTGGGAGAAAACCTAGCGAAGAAGAAATAGCTGAGAGTATGGAAATGACAATTGAAAAATTAAGATTCATAGCTAAAAGTGCCCAGCTACCTATTTCTTTAGAGACTCCAATAGGTAAAGAAGAAGACTCAAGACTTGGAGACTTTATAGAGGCTGATATAGAAAATCCAGAGCAAGATGTTTCTAAAACTTTATTAAGAGAAGATTTAGAAGGCGTTTTAGCGACTTTAAGTCCAAGAGAAAGAGATGTGCTTAGGTTGAGATATGGAATTGATGACGGAAGAATGAAAACTCTCGAAGAAATTGGACAGATATTTGATGTAACAAGAGAAAGAATCAGACAAATAGAAGCAAAAGCTCTTAGAAAGCTGAGACATCCAAATCGAAATGGGGTTTTAAAAGAATATATAAAATAA
- the hemC gene encoding hydroxymethylbilane synthase, with protein MTKFKLKIASRRSKLAMVQTLWVKDQLEKNIPNLEVLVEAMATQGDKILDVALAKIGDKGLFTKELESQMLVGRADIAVHSLKDLPTNLPSGLTLGCITKREDPADALVVNKKNNCYKLETLPAGSIVGTSSLRRLAQLRNKYPHLVFKDIRGNVITRLEKLDAEEFDCIILAAAGLKRLGFESRIHQIIPDEISLHAVGQGALGIECKSDDKKVLEIINVLEDKPTSQRCLAERSFLRELEGGCQVPIGVNSKIQNEQLCLTGMVASLDGERLIKDEYIGNINDPEEVGKELAKRLKLQGAEEILNEIFEQFREN; from the coding sequence ATGACTAAATTTAAGCTGAAAATAGCTAGTAGAAGAAGTAAACTAGCAATGGTTCAAACATTATGGGTTAAAGATCAACTAGAAAAGAATATTCCTAATTTAGAGGTACTAGTTGAGGCAATGGCAACTCAAGGTGACAAAATCCTTGATGTAGCATTAGCAAAAATCGGTGACAAAGGCTTATTTACAAAAGAACTTGAATCACAAATGCTTGTCGGCCGTGCAGATATAGCAGTACATTCTCTAAAAGATTTACCAACAAATTTACCCAGTGGCCTTACATTAGGATGTATAACAAAAAGAGAAGACCCTGCTGATGCATTAGTAGTAAACAAAAAAAATAATTGTTATAAATTAGAAACTTTACCAGCAGGTTCAATTGTTGGAACAAGCTCTCTTAGAAGACTTGCACAATTAAGAAATAAATATCCACATCTTGTATTTAAAGATATAAGGGGAAATGTTATTACAAGGCTAGAAAAATTAGATGCAGAAGAATTTGATTGCATAATTCTTGCTGCAGCTGGATTAAAGAGATTAGGCTTTGAATCAAGAATCCATCAGATTATTCCAGATGAAATTTCCCTTCATGCTGTTGGTCAAGGAGCACTGGGTATTGAATGTAAATCTGATGATAAAAAGGTTTTAGAAATTATAAATGTCTTAGAAGATAAACCCACTAGTCAAAGATGCTTAGCAGAGAGATCATTTTTAAGAGAGCTAGAAGGGGGATGTCAGGTCCCAATAGGTGTGAATAGTAAAATTCAAAATGAACAACTTTGCCTTACTGGAATGGTTGCATCTCTCGATGGAGAAAGGCTAATTAAAGATGAATATATCGGCAATATTAATGATCCTGAAGAAGTAGGCAAAGAACTCGCTAAAAGACTAAAGCTCCAAGGTGCCGAAGAAATACTGAACGAAATATTTGAACAATTTAGAGAAAACTAA
- a CDS encoding 4a-hydroxytetrahydrobiopterin dehydratase → MEPYLLQDGELNELVFKIPGWEIKPTQIQREFNFSNFIEAFAFMTKVALMCEKYNHHPNWENVYAKVLIKLYTHDLGGVTNLDQTLASEINKIFDQ, encoded by the coding sequence ATGGAACCCTACCTTTTGCAGGATGGAGAATTGAATGAATTAGTTTTCAAAATACCTGGCTGGGAAATTAAACCTACACAAATCCAAAGAGAATTTAATTTCTCAAATTTTATTGAAGCTTTCGCTTTTATGACTAAGGTTGCTTTAATGTGTGAAAAATATAACCATCATCCTAACTGGGAAAATGTTTATGCAAAAGTATTAATAAAATTATATACGCATGATTTGGGAGGTGTTACAAATCTGGATCAAACATTAGCCTCAGAAATAAACAAAATTTTCGATCAATAA
- a CDS encoding inorganic diphosphatase: protein MANLNQPPSRVTPNLLHILNAFTDSSNSIVNTIVELNSNTINKYELITETGHLKLDRVGYSSLAYPFAYGCIPRTWDEDGDPLDIEIVGVTEPLIPGSIVEARIIGVMKFDDGGEVDDKVIAVLADDKRMDHISSFEDLGEHWLKETKYYWEHYKDLKKPGTCTVNGFFGIKEAVEVIKDCEDRYTKEIDPMLIH from the coding sequence ATGGCAAATCTTAATCAACCTCCAAGTAGGGTTACACCAAATCTATTACATATACTAAATGCTTTCACTGATAGCTCAAATTCAATAGTTAATACTATTGTTGAATTGAATTCTAATACCATAAATAAATATGAATTAATTACAGAAACGGGTCATCTTAAACTTGACAGAGTGGGTTATTCCTCACTTGCGTATCCATTCGCTTATGGATGTATACCAAGAACTTGGGATGAAGATGGCGATCCACTTGATATAGAAATTGTTGGAGTAACTGAGCCATTGATTCCTGGATCTATTGTCGAGGCAAGGATTATTGGGGTGATGAAATTTGATGATGGTGGAGAAGTAGATGATAAGGTAATTGCAGTTCTGGCAGACGATAAAAGAATGGACCATATCTCAAGTTTTGAAGACCTTGGAGAGCATTGGTTAAAAGAAACTAAGTATTATTGGGAACACTACAAAGATCTAAAAAAACCAGGAACATGTACTGTTAATGGTTTTTTTGGGATAAAAGAAGCTGTTGAAGTAATAAAAGATTGTGAAGATAGATATACAAAAGAAATTGATCCTATGCTAATACACTAA